From the genome of Impatiens glandulifera chromosome 9, dImpGla2.1, whole genome shotgun sequence, one region includes:
- the LOC124916740 gene encoding probable calcium-binding protein CML25, giving the protein MGFKALFSMKKKQGPDAIVASIAPSLGAISRSSSVAYRAQMEEELKQVFKKFDVNGDGKISSSELGSMLGNLGHPATDEELNKMIRDMDKDGDGFIDLAEFIELNTKDLGSDDVLDSLREAFLVFDIDKNGSISAEELQNVLKSLGDDCSIAECRRMISGVDSNGDGIISFEEFKVMMIRGSRFDAMDAERTGGAVEID; this is encoded by the coding sequence ATGGGTTTCAAGGCCCTCTTCAGTATGAAGAAGAAACAAGGCCCCGACGCCATCGTAGCGTCCATCGCCCCATCTCTAGGAGCGATCTCACGTTCTTCATCAGTAGCCTATCGTGCTCAAATGGAAGAAGAACTCAAACAAGTGTTTAAAAAATTCGACGTCAACGGCGACGGAAAGATCTCATCATCAGAACTAGGATCAATGCTTGGAAACCTAGGACATCCTGCCACAGATGAAGAACTCAACAAGATGATTCGAGATATGGATAAAGACGGCGACGGTTTCATCGACCTGGCTGAATTCATCGAACTTAATACAAAAGATTTGGGTTCTGACGATGTTCTTGATAGTCTTCGAGAAGCATTCTTGGTTTTTGATATTGATAAGAATGGATCAATATCGGCCGAGGAATTGCAGAATGTTTTGAAGAGTCTGGGAGATGATTGTTCGATCGCAGAGTGTAGGAGAATGATTAGTGGCGTTGATAGTAATGGCGATGGGATTATAAGTTTTGAAGAATTTAAGGTTATGATGATTAGAGGGTCGCGATTTGATGCAATGGATGCAGAAAGAACAGGGGGAGCTGTTGAGATCgattga
- the LOC124916058 gene encoding uncharacterized protein LOC124916058, producing MAKKDSNTKNTKLIIITRYIKAPFRVLAKARDFYIQSMTQCAGQMAYGTSSMAKSFSVNSNRSINDDYSDLIRVASTRTLGEKIESELLRRQQESTAVAAAITMTRSQSVAIGRIDEDKPCDFGDDLLFLRSRSYAVSKRPTFFS from the coding sequence ATGGCAAAGAAAGATTCTAACACGAAAAACaccaaattgatcatcatcacTCGTTATATCAAAGCTCCTTTTAGGGTTCTTGCTAAGGCCAGGGATTTTTATATCCAAAGCATGACCCAGTGTGCCGGCCAGATGGCTTACGGCACCTCGTCCATGGCCAAGAGCTTTAGCGTCAATTCAAACAGATCCATTAACGACGATTACTCGGATCTGATCAGGGTGGCTTCTACTAGAACCCTAGGAGAGAAGATCGAGTCGGAGCTCCTCCGCCGGCAACAAGAATCCACGGCGGTAGCGGCGGCCATTACGATGACCAGGAGCCAGAGCGTTGCGATTGGAAGGATCGATGAAGACAAACCTTGTGATTTTGGGGatgatttgttgtttttgagAAGTAGAAGTTATGCCGTTAGTAAACGGCCTACTTTTTTCTCCTAA
- the LOC124916497 gene encoding galactomannan galactosyltransferase 1-like: MAADKKLLSPMKHNPLLIIFSSISLILVVVYTLRSIYPSPDLKPKIKILPLWQTDPDADSDETPGYIRRCSSSRRDNPSKTFYDDRKLRYMVGKSIENWDELRKQWLKTHPSFLHRSDKRVVVVTGSQPAPCKSPSGDHVLLRLFKNKVDYCRIHGYDIFYNNAMLHPKMTSYWAKIPAIRSAMVAHPEAEWVWWVDSDAVFTDMDFVPSLERFNNYNLVLGGSNDSVYGKNPSSLGLDTGVIYIRNCQWSMDFIEDWAKMGPQTRDYNRWGQILTSTFKDKLMPDSDDQSAMIYLLRENKKWSEKTMVEKNPKPNKNWSTLVTTLENVTRNYQTLERKFPKLRRRHAEVVGESNGILWDDHLKNLDNKRPTITHFAGCEPCGGESNSLYGGDEDCRLGIEKALNFADNQVLKRFGFMHPNLLDLTSVVTVA; encoded by the exons ATGGCCGCCGACAAGAAGCTATTATCTCCTATGAAACATAACCCACTTTTAATCATATTCTCTTCAATTTCTCTTATTCTTGTCGTTGTTTACACTCTTCGTTCCATATATCCATCACCAGATTTAAAACCCAAGATAAAGATCTTACCTTTATGGCAAACCGATCCAGACGCCGATTCCGACGAAACTCCCGGTTACATCCGCCGTTGTTCTAGTTCCCGGCGAGACAATCCTTCCAAAACATTTTACGACGACCGGAAACTCCGGTACATGGTCGGTAAGTCTATTGAAAACTGGGATGAGTTAAGGAAACAATGGTTAAAAACCCACCCGTCTTTTTTACACCGGTCTGATAAACGGGTCGTTGTTGTAACCGGATCACAACCCGCCCCTTGTAAGAGTCCGAGTGGTGATCATGTTTTGTTaagattgtttaaaaataagGTTGATTATTGTCGGATCCATGGTTATGATATCTTTTACAATAACGCTATGCTTCATCCTAAGATGACTTCTTATTGGGCTAAGATTCCGGCGATCCGATCCGCTATGGTGGCTCACCCGGAAGCGGAATGGGTTTGGTGGGTTGACTCGGATGCTGTATTCACCGACATGGACTTTGTTCCATCTCTTGAAAG gttcaataattataatttggtttTGGGCGGGTCGAATGATTCGGTTTATGGTAAGAATCCGAGTTCACTCGGGTTGGATACTGGAGTCATTTATATCCGTAATTGTCAGTGGTCCATGGATTTTATTGAGGATTGGGCTAAGATGGGCCCTCAGACTCGTGATTATAACAG GTGGGGTCAAATATTAACATCTACTTTCAAGGACAAGTTAATGCCGGACTCAGATGATCAATCAGCGATGATATATTTACTGAGAGAAAACAAGAAATGGTCAGAAAAGACAATGGTAGAAAAAAACCCTAAACCAAACAAAAACTGGTCAACGCTCGTGACCACATTGGAAAACGTGACCCGAAATTACCAAACCCTAGAGAGAAAATTTCCCAAACTCCGGCGCCGGCACGCTGAAGTCGTCGGCGAAAGCAACGGAATTCTCTGGGAcgatcatttgaaaaacttagaTAATAAAAGACCGACCATAACCCACTTCGCCGGATGCGAGCCTTGCGGCGGCGAATCCAATTCTCTTTACGGCGGCGACGAAGATTGCCGGCTAGGAATAGAAAAAGCTTTGAATTTTGCGGATAATCAGGTTTTGAAACGGTTCGGTTTCATGCATCCGAATCTTCTAGATCTGACGTCGGTGGTGACAGTTGCTTGA